Proteins found in one Microbacterium sp. LWS13-1.2 genomic segment:
- a CDS encoding SGNH/GDSL hydrolase family protein, whose amino-acid sequence MRMLGRDVGGMPLWVLTLVVVAGIVIAAFLSSGVIVRGEAPRYTPPRDAASPTIPAPMPLAVFIGDSYTQGAGGGGVRWPTLVGDAHGWDVDNLGLGGTGYIRTSDANSCGRAYCGTYGQTIDEIVGSPTYIVVSGGRNDVGLPTADVAAAADAFFGELRERYPYAMIFVMAPWFDDDAPPPSAGEFAQAIQAAALENEVVYLDSGQPLFGRTDLISADGVHPNAAGYQALAAAVTAVLDPQLAP is encoded by the coding sequence ATGCGAATGCTCGGTAGAGATGTCGGCGGCATGCCGCTGTGGGTGCTCACGCTCGTGGTCGTCGCGGGCATCGTCATCGCCGCGTTCCTGAGCAGTGGAGTCATCGTGCGCGGTGAGGCCCCTCGATACACGCCTCCCCGCGACGCCGCGTCGCCGACGATCCCCGCGCCCATGCCGCTGGCCGTCTTCATCGGCGACTCCTACACGCAAGGAGCAGGAGGCGGTGGCGTTCGCTGGCCGACCCTGGTCGGGGACGCGCACGGCTGGGACGTCGACAACCTGGGCCTCGGGGGAACGGGCTACATCAGAACCTCCGACGCCAACAGCTGCGGTCGCGCGTACTGCGGGACTTACGGCCAGACGATCGACGAGATCGTCGGCTCGCCGACGTACATCGTCGTCTCCGGGGGCCGCAACGATGTCGGCCTCCCGACGGCCGACGTCGCCGCTGCCGCCGATGCGTTCTTCGGCGAGCTCCGCGAACGTTACCCGTACGCCATGATCTTCGTGATGGCTCCCTGGTTCGACGACGATGCGCCGCCACCCTCCGCGGGGGAGTTCGCGCAGGCGATCCAAGCGGCGGCGCTCGAGAACGAGGTCGTCTATCTCGACTCCGGCCAGCCCTTGTTCGGCAGGACCGACCTCATCTCGGCGGACGGGGTGCACCCCAACGCGGCGGGCTATCAGGCTCTCGCGGCGGCGGTCACGGCGGTCCTCGATCCTCAGCTGGCGCCCTAG
- a CDS encoding DapH/DapD/GlmU-related protein, with the protein MGGRRSLAGFTGAGYDKGRGIAWQAAWQLASSLLVMPWFVPAKVRVRVLRAFGARIGEGVNLRSGVRVHWPWKLVIGDDSWIGERVWILNLEPVTIGSDVCLSQGVFLCTGSHDRRSPTFEFDNAPITVEDGAWIAARATVLRGVRVGRDAVVGATALVTSDVPPESIVLAPRASVRDPVEPTT; encoded by the coding sequence ATGGGGGGACGACGCAGTCTTGCCGGTTTCACGGGCGCCGGCTACGACAAAGGGCGCGGCATCGCCTGGCAGGCGGCCTGGCAGCTCGCCTCCAGCCTTCTCGTCATGCCCTGGTTCGTGCCGGCCAAGGTTCGCGTCAGGGTGCTGAGAGCATTCGGCGCCAGGATCGGCGAGGGCGTGAACCTCCGTTCCGGCGTTCGCGTCCACTGGCCGTGGAAGCTCGTGATCGGCGACGACTCATGGATCGGCGAGCGCGTGTGGATCCTCAATCTCGAGCCGGTGACGATCGGCAGCGACGTCTGCCTCTCGCAGGGCGTCTTCCTCTGCACCGGGAGCCACGACCGACGCTCCCCGACGTTCGAGTTCGACAACGCGCCGATCACGGTCGAGGACGGGGCGTGGATCGCGGCGCGGGCGACGGTCCTGCGCGGCGTGAGGGTGGGCCGGGATGCGGTCGTCGGCGCCACGGCGCTGGTCACATCGGACGTGCCGCCGGAATCCATCGTCCTCGCGCCCCGCGCATCCGTCCGCGACCCGGTGGAGCCGACCACGTGA
- a CDS encoding glycosyltransferase family 2 protein yields the protein MQLSIIVPTYNEAPNVAELVRRVAAALDTVPGGIDAEIVFVDDSTDATSDVIRDVAADAPLPVRVIHRDKAVGGLGGAVLEGFASAESDACLVIDGDLQHPPEKIPELWRRFSHGDVDVVIASRYAGGGTAHGLADRTRVMVSKSSTAVTRAMFPIRLRDVTDPMTGFFLIDRRSVDQALLRPRGFKILLEILARRPMRIAEVPFDFADRHAGESKASVRQGLHFLTQLTALRFGKMSLFAVIGGLGAIANVAIVWALTQLGVDYILAAIVAAEVTIVGNFLLQERFVFDDMRDNASGVWLRFAKSFTFNNAEALVRIPIVAVMVSTGHISAVVATAITLVLAFFVRFLFHSLVVYAPRKPGVAPSRARRLVEEIDQEVMQPGEL from the coding sequence ATGCAGCTGTCGATCATCGTCCCGACGTACAACGAGGCTCCCAACGTGGCGGAGCTCGTTCGCCGTGTCGCCGCCGCGCTCGACACCGTCCCGGGCGGTATCGACGCCGAGATCGTCTTCGTGGACGACAGCACGGATGCCACCTCCGACGTGATCCGCGATGTGGCCGCCGACGCCCCGCTCCCGGTGCGCGTGATCCATCGCGACAAGGCTGTCGGCGGGCTCGGCGGCGCGGTGCTCGAGGGGTTCGCGTCAGCGGAGTCCGACGCCTGTCTGGTCATCGACGGCGATTTGCAGCATCCGCCGGAGAAGATCCCCGAGCTGTGGCGACGGTTCTCGCACGGCGACGTGGACGTGGTGATCGCCTCGCGCTACGCCGGCGGCGGCACTGCGCACGGCCTCGCCGATCGCACGCGCGTGATGGTGTCGAAGTCGTCGACGGCGGTGACCCGCGCGATGTTCCCGATCCGGCTGCGCGATGTCACCGACCCCATGACCGGCTTCTTCCTCATCGACCGGCGCAGCGTCGATCAGGCGCTCCTGCGGCCGCGCGGCTTCAAGATCCTGCTCGAGATTCTCGCGCGCCGGCCGATGCGCATCGCCGAGGTGCCGTTCGACTTCGCCGACCGTCACGCCGGCGAGTCGAAGGCATCGGTGCGGCAGGGGCTGCACTTCCTCACCCAGCTGACCGCCCTGCGCTTCGGAAAGATGTCGCTGTTCGCGGTGATCGGCGGCCTGGGTGCGATCGCGAACGTCGCGATCGTGTGGGCGCTCACCCAGCTGGGCGTCGACTACATCCTCGCCGCCATCGTCGCCGCCGAGGTGACGATCGTCGGTAACTTCCTGCTGCAGGAGCGCTTCGTCTTCGACGACATGCGCGACAACGCGTCAGGCGTGTGGCTGCGGTTCGCGAAGTCCTTCACGTTCAACAACGCCGAGGCGCTGGTGCGCATCCCGATCGTGGCGGTGATGGTGTCGACCGGCCACATCTCCGCCGTCGTGGCGACGGCGATCACCCTCGTGCTGGCGTTCTTCGTGCGCTTCCTGTTCCACTCGCTCGTCGTCTACGCACCCCGCAAGCCCGGTGTCGCGCCCTCGCGTGCACGCCGTCTCGTCGAGGAGATCGACCAGGAGGTCATGCAGCCCGGCGAGCTGTAG
- a CDS encoding glycosyltransferase, with protein sequence MKILGVVTLLSPSGEYGGPTRVAVNQLRALQDRGHQVVLTGTHRGFDGEVPTEIDGVPAKLFPARTLLPRTGFAGLGSPELWRAVHRHAREFDVVHVHAARDLVTLPAALIALRRAVPIVVQTHGMIDETSNPLAVPLDLALTRPVLRRARIVAYLTSRERASLEVVSRGEARLEELPNGVPREAAAAAASVGPARVLYLARLAPRKHPVAFVEAAARVAAEFPDAAFALVGPDEGERASVLKAIASSGAPDRIAWEGPVGMSGAAARMRQATLYVLPSVDEPYPMSVLEAMSVGLPVIVTDTCGLAPFIRAHDAGLVTEDTVESLADALRTLVADPERAAAMGTRGRGAVRAERSMDVIAERLERFYG encoded by the coding sequence GTGAAGATCCTCGGAGTGGTCACGCTGCTCAGCCCGTCGGGCGAGTACGGTGGACCGACTCGGGTTGCGGTCAATCAGCTCCGCGCACTCCAGGACCGTGGGCATCAGGTCGTGCTCACCGGGACGCACCGTGGGTTCGACGGGGAGGTCCCGACCGAGATCGACGGCGTGCCGGCCAAGCTCTTCCCGGCCCGGACCCTCCTGCCGCGGACCGGGTTCGCCGGACTCGGCTCCCCCGAGCTGTGGCGGGCCGTCCACCGCCATGCCCGGGAGTTCGACGTCGTCCACGTGCACGCGGCGCGCGACCTCGTGACGCTTCCTGCGGCGCTCATCGCGCTCCGACGCGCGGTGCCGATCGTCGTGCAGACGCACGGCATGATCGACGAGACGAGCAATCCGCTCGCCGTTCCCCTCGATCTGGCGCTGACCCGGCCCGTGCTGCGACGAGCGCGGATCGTCGCCTACCTGACCTCGCGCGAGCGCGCGTCGCTGGAGGTCGTCTCCCGCGGCGAGGCTCGACTGGAAGAGCTGCCCAACGGGGTTCCGCGGGAAGCGGCGGCGGCAGCAGCATCAGTCGGTCCGGCCAGGGTGCTCTATCTTGCTCGACTCGCGCCCCGCAAGCACCCGGTCGCGTTCGTCGAGGCCGCGGCGCGCGTCGCAGCCGAGTTCCCCGACGCCGCCTTCGCGCTCGTCGGACCGGATGAGGGCGAGCGTGCATCGGTGCTGAAGGCGATCGCCTCGTCGGGAGCGCCCGATCGCATCGCGTGGGAGGGTCCCGTCGGCATGAGCGGGGCGGCAGCGCGGATGCGGCAGGCCACGCTGTATGTCCTGCCGAGTGTCGACGAGCCCTACCCGATGTCGGTGCTGGAGGCGATGTCGGTCGGGCTGCCCGTCATCGTCACCGACACCTGCGGACTGGCTCCGTTCATCCGTGCGCACGATGCGGGCCTCGTCACTGAGGACACTGTCGAGAGCCTCGCCGACGCGCTGCGCACCCTGGTCGCGGATCCGGAGCGCGCCGCGGCCATGGGCACACGCGGTCGGGGTGCGGTGCGCGCGGAGCGCAGCATGGATGTGATCGCCGAACGTCTCGAGCGTTTCTACGGGTAG
- a CDS encoding adenylyltransferase/cytidyltransferase family protein, with product MAVRIGYAAGAFDLFHVGHLNILRHAKENCDFLIAGVVSDEMLRLVKKVDPIIPTAERVEIVRSITYVDSVHIEDVPDKLETWRQLHFTHFFKGDDWRGTEKGAQLEREFAEVGVEVVYFPYTVHTSSTALRHALEIMAASLAHDEVLPGGLAVSHG from the coding sequence ATGGCTGTACGCATCGGCTATGCCGCCGGGGCATTCGACCTCTTTCACGTCGGACACCTCAACATCCTTCGGCACGCCAAGGAGAACTGCGACTTCCTCATCGCGGGCGTCGTCAGCGACGAGATGCTCCGGCTCGTGAAGAAGGTCGATCCGATCATCCCCACCGCCGAGCGCGTCGAGATCGTCCGGAGCATCACGTACGTCGACAGCGTCCACATCGAGGACGTGCCCGACAAGCTCGAGACGTGGCGACAGCTGCACTTCACTCACTTCTTCAAGGGCGACGACTGGCGCGGCACCGAGAAGGGGGCCCAGTTGGAACGGGAGTTCGCCGAAGTGGGCGTCGAGGTCGTCTACTTCCCCTACACGGTGCACACATCGAGCACCGCGCTGCGCCACGCCCTCGAGATCATGGCCGCATCGCTCGCCCATGACGAGGTGCTGCCCGGTGGGCTCGCCGTCTCGCATGGCTGA
- a CDS encoding polysaccharide biosynthesis tyrosine autokinase — METRSLLRLIRHHWAVVVSCILLGVLAGWTLVVSTPREYTASADVFVTVTGGASTGELAQSSNFSQLQARNFSAIATREVVLAPVIESLDLDVTISQLRRQVSTSVPLNTSVITISATDESPARAAAIANSVSKFLAEVVPSLTPRVDGQSPVRLQVIESAKPPTAPSSPNVPLLLLTGLLAGLVAATVFVVLRGVVDARVRDKEQVTEITGLPVLGVISFDRRAQRDPIAVIKAGSRRGEEYRQLRANLRFLQPGEVHKVFSVTSSRPGEGKSATAANIAAALAASGLAVCLVEADLRRPTLGDLLDLPEYSGFTDVLTGDIALEDAIVSWGPDDLKVLLAGSRPPNPSELLESTAASAALQRLRERFDVTIIDCPPINPVPDGAVVARLLGGVILVIGARVLRVRELRRALDRLTSLGTSVEGAVFNMSRSREDHRYEYAPAKAPVRPTEDDDANAPSKAAPDAGAADDRFISTTTAPPRKSDDLDAGEHEPAVEGDWPADKGSAQRAGRRRSASPAHFPPLSAVESQRET; from the coding sequence ATGGAAACCAGGAGTCTGCTGCGACTCATCCGCCACCACTGGGCGGTCGTCGTGTCGTGCATCCTGCTCGGCGTGCTCGCAGGCTGGACGCTGGTCGTCTCCACCCCCCGCGAGTACACCGCGAGCGCCGACGTTTTCGTCACCGTGACCGGCGGAGCGAGCACCGGCGAGCTCGCGCAATCGTCGAACTTCTCGCAGCTGCAGGCGCGGAATTTCAGCGCGATCGCCACCCGCGAGGTGGTGCTCGCCCCCGTCATCGAGTCCCTCGACCTCGATGTCACGATCTCGCAGCTGCGCCGGCAGGTGTCGACGTCGGTGCCCCTCAATACGAGCGTCATCACCATCTCGGCGACGGACGAGTCGCCGGCTCGAGCCGCCGCCATCGCCAACTCGGTGTCGAAGTTCCTCGCAGAGGTCGTCCCGTCGCTCACGCCGCGTGTAGACGGCCAGTCGCCCGTCCGGCTGCAGGTGATCGAGTCGGCGAAACCTCCGACAGCGCCGTCGTCGCCGAATGTCCCCCTCCTGCTGCTCACGGGCCTCCTCGCCGGCCTCGTCGCCGCGACGGTCTTCGTCGTGCTCCGGGGCGTCGTCGATGCTCGCGTCCGCGACAAGGAGCAGGTCACCGAGATCACCGGGCTGCCGGTGCTCGGGGTCATCTCCTTCGACCGCCGCGCGCAGCGGGATCCCATCGCCGTGATCAAGGCCGGCTCCCGGCGCGGCGAGGAGTATCGACAGCTGCGCGCCAACCTTCGCTTCCTGCAGCCCGGGGAAGTCCACAAGGTCTTCTCGGTCACGTCGTCGCGCCCCGGCGAGGGCAAGAGTGCGACAGCGGCCAACATCGCCGCCGCACTGGCCGCATCTGGTCTTGCGGTCTGCCTCGTGGAGGCCGATCTGCGCCGACCGACTCTGGGCGACCTGCTCGATCTTCCGGAGTACTCCGGGTTCACCGACGTGCTCACCGGAGACATCGCGTTGGAGGACGCCATCGTGAGCTGGGGCCCCGACGACCTCAAGGTCCTCCTCGCCGGTTCTCGGCCGCCCAACCCGAGCGAACTGCTCGAGTCGACTGCGGCGAGCGCGGCACTGCAGCGGCTGCGCGAACGCTTCGACGTGACCATCATCGACTGCCCGCCCATCAATCCCGTGCCGGACGGTGCAGTGGTGGCGCGCCTGCTCGGTGGCGTCATCCTGGTCATCGGGGCACGGGTGCTCCGCGTGCGGGAGCTGCGTCGGGCGCTGGACCGCTTGACCTCCCTGGGGACGTCGGTCGAGGGCGCTGTGTTCAACATGTCCCGATCGCGAGAAGACCACCGCTACGAGTACGCGCCGGCCAAGGCGCCGGTGCGCCCGACCGAGGACGACGACGCGAACGCTCCGTCGAAGGCGGCGCCGGATGCCGGGGCCGCGGACGACCGTTTCATCAGCACGACAACGGCCCCACCGCGGAAGTCGGATGATCTGGACGCCGGCGAGCACGAGCCGGCCGTCGAGGGCGACTGGCCCGCGGACAAAGGGTCCGCCCAGCGAGCGGGACGGCGCCGCTCGGCGTCGCCTGCCCACTTCCCCCCGCTCAGCGCGGTCGAGTCGCAGCGCGAGACCTGA
- a CDS encoding glycosyltransferase family 4 protein, with product MTGSDRLRAVWVSGAFGFGDDLAYFRDVLGQFASRFPDATVLVREGYPLERYPELPLAADLRFWVRRRDRRVGEYTYTGNLRVPTPRAIWRMLRRPTDVVIVVEFTPTALVSAATAHLRRRRVVQLIESEPSFRGGAEGRLATTVKRIFARRSHIVLVSNERTARYARERLGIRAGRLRVGPYLTSQPGDPPPAFDDGGPVRFLFLNSLQRRKGLHLLLAALAALPEHVREWTLDVVGDGPERAALERQAGDLGLVEKVRFHGRRPHDEVTADYARAHVVICPTQGDYRSLAGFEAVNARRPVVLSTRDGAAEEIIASGAAAVAVDPVEPRALADALAAFLRDDAHLAEQLAIAAAPPDRFSVEAVGANLEAAVRAAAR from the coding sequence GTGACAGGGTCCGATCGACTGCGAGCGGTGTGGGTGAGCGGCGCCTTCGGGTTCGGCGACGATCTGGCCTACTTCCGTGACGTGCTCGGGCAGTTCGCCAGCAGGTTCCCCGACGCCACCGTCCTCGTTCGAGAGGGCTATCCGCTCGAGCGATACCCGGAGCTTCCGCTCGCTGCGGACCTGCGCTTCTGGGTGCGTCGACGCGACCGCCGGGTGGGGGAGTACACGTACACGGGCAACCTCCGCGTGCCGACGCCCCGGGCGATCTGGAGGATGCTGCGGCGTCCGACCGATGTCGTCATCGTCGTCGAGTTCACTCCCACGGCACTCGTCTCGGCCGCCACGGCACACCTCCGGCGTCGTCGCGTGGTGCAGCTGATCGAGTCGGAGCCGTCGTTCCGCGGCGGGGCGGAGGGCCGGCTCGCGACGACGGTGAAGCGGATCTTCGCCCGTCGGTCGCACATCGTGCTCGTGAGCAACGAGCGGACCGCGCGCTACGCGCGGGAGCGCCTCGGAATCCGAGCCGGGCGGCTGCGCGTCGGGCCGTACCTCACGTCGCAGCCGGGGGATCCGCCGCCGGCCTTCGACGACGGCGGTCCCGTGCGCTTCCTGTTCCTGAACAGCCTTCAGCGCAGGAAGGGGCTTCACCTCCTCCTGGCCGCGCTCGCCGCCCTCCCCGAGCACGTACGCGAGTGGACGCTGGATGTCGTCGGGGACGGACCAGAGCGCGCAGCGCTGGAACGGCAGGCCGGCGACCTGGGGCTGGTCGAGAAGGTCCGCTTCCACGGACGAAGACCGCACGACGAGGTGACTGCGGACTACGCTCGCGCGCACGTCGTCATCTGTCCGACGCAGGGCGACTACCGCTCGCTCGCGGGCTTCGAGGCCGTCAACGCGCGGCGTCCCGTCGTGCTGTCGACGCGGGACGGGGCGGCCGAGGAGATCATCGCATCGGGGGCCGCCGCTGTCGCCGTCGATCCCGTCGAGCCGCGAGCGCTGGCCGACGCCCTCGCGGCCTTCCTGCGGGATGACGCGCACCTGGCGGAGCAGCTTGCGATCGCCGCCGCACCCCCGGATCGATTCAGCGTCGAGGCCGTCGGCGCCAACCTCGAAGCCGCGGTTCGAGCGGCGGCGAGATGA
- a CDS encoding CDP-alcohol phosphatidyltransferase family protein — translation MGVSLYSRYINRPVGRVLAAAAASTGVSPNGVTAVSAFCTAAGLIVLVISPAGWVTGLTVAILLVLGFALDSADGQVARLTGRGSLAGEWLDHVVDSGKMVAVHAAVLVAAATQGLLTGAWLLIPLAYMLVAVVLFSGMTIFELLRRTRPHPADPPRSPSAIRAFGLLPADYGVLALAFLLWGASQIFFVVYAALGGLTALITAALLLKWFRVLKRTS, via the coding sequence GTGGGCGTCTCACTGTATTCGCGCTACATCAACCGTCCCGTAGGGCGGGTTCTTGCGGCGGCTGCCGCCTCCACCGGGGTCTCCCCCAACGGCGTGACCGCCGTCTCGGCGTTCTGCACCGCCGCGGGCCTGATCGTGCTGGTGATCAGCCCCGCCGGCTGGGTCACGGGTCTGACTGTCGCGATCCTCCTGGTGCTCGGCTTCGCCCTGGACTCCGCGGACGGCCAGGTCGCCCGACTGACCGGGCGCGGCAGCCTCGCGGGCGAATGGCTCGACCACGTCGTCGATTCGGGCAAGATGGTCGCCGTCCATGCCGCGGTGCTCGTCGCGGCGGCGACGCAGGGGCTCCTGACGGGGGCATGGCTCTTGATCCCGCTGGCCTACATGCTCGTCGCGGTCGTGCTCTTTTCGGGAATGACGATCTTCGAGCTGCTCCGCCGGACGCGGCCGCACCCCGCCGATCCACCGAGATCCCCCTCGGCGATCCGCGCGTTCGGCCTGCTCCCGGCCGACTATGGGGTCCTCGCCCTCGCCTTCCTCCTGTGGGGGGCATCGCAGATCTTCTTCGTCGTCTATGCCGCCCTCGGAGGCCTGACCGCTCTCATCACGGCCGCTCTGCTGCTCAAGTGGTTCAGGGTTCTCAAGCGCACCAGCTGA
- a CDS encoding low molecular weight phosphatase family protein has product MSDGRGSILFVCTGNVCRSPYLEWGLRAALASARGPVIRLTSAGVAPLLGHPMSSYLLERLQTRGIDASEFRARALTEGMVARADVVLTASREHRGLIVRQMPAAATRTFTVLQFARLLRAGRASRSAGADLPALVTLAQQARGPAGASTEHDDIEDPWQHSRRVYARSAAKMDEVLEEILEHLVSR; this is encoded by the coding sequence ATGAGCGACGGACGGGGGTCGATCCTCTTCGTCTGCACGGGAAACGTGTGCCGGTCGCCGTACCTCGAGTGGGGACTGCGGGCAGCCCTCGCGTCCGCTCGTGGTCCCGTCATCCGGCTGACGTCGGCGGGTGTCGCACCGCTCCTCGGCCACCCGATGAGCAGCTACCTGCTCGAGCGCCTCCAGACCAGGGGAATCGACGCGTCGGAGTTCAGGGCGCGAGCGCTGACGGAGGGGATGGTGGCACGGGCAGACGTCGTGCTCACCGCTTCACGGGAGCATCGGGGACTCATCGTCCGGCAGATGCCGGCGGCGGCGACGCGGACGTTCACCGTCCTGCAGTTCGCACGCCTCCTGCGCGCCGGTCGCGCATCGCGGAGCGCGGGTGCCGACCTGCCCGCGCTGGTGACCCTCGCCCAGCAGGCGCGTGGCCCGGCGGGCGCGTCGACGGAGCATGACGACATCGAGGACCCGTGGCAGCATTCCCGCCGGGTCTATGCACGGAGCGCGGCGAAGATGGACGAGGTGCTCGAGGAGATCCTCGAGCACCTCGTCTCGCGATGA
- a CDS encoding endo-1,3-alpha-glucanase family glycosylhydrolase: MTSPHTHNLPTSPRHRLRKEPSTGQTRGLARRAKALGGFVIAAMVAGAIIPLATGADSATAADEVVLTASDSAWTTTRQPTVPQSGLLSATATSDRTYLKFDGDALAGRQVTAATLVVKVNSTTATAPGVVAYPTSASWKSTSLTHDNQPGPTGSAASQPSATAVKGQTLRIPLDVRSVATTGDFALALNYSQRYIQLRMERFNSDAPRIEVSTAPVSTTPTPAPSPTTPAETPADGPLVFAHYFVPYPLSIDNKTESSDYYTRNYLSPDGESSKFASVGGLLRDRPISPGVSTSTTWRVDNFATEVRQAKSAGIDGFTLNLMSSSGQNWDASVNVMKAAAQVGGFAVVPMVDGSSSFSSNTPETAASLLSQLYQVGSAYKEDGEYVLSSFKAEGASVSWWTQVINLLETKYGLPISFQAVFNNASDANLKAYAPIADGFGNWGTRTERTTLNSADNVARAHALGKTWMAPVAVQDVRYRSLSWAEANNTASVRAQWSKAISQKADYVQLVTWNDYSESTQIAPSQDHGSAFLDLTRYYTSWFHTGSQPAITSDAIVLTHRTQFVDAKPSYSQSLMGAPALDGTSTAARDSVEALVWLPSAATVQITVGGTTTSFSAPAGVSAYTVPLKLGTVSAKIVRSGATAESLTSPHQVVSTPYVQDLQYYAASSW, from the coding sequence GTGACATCTCCCCACACTCACAACCTCCCAACATCCCCACGCCACCGCCTCAGAAAAGAGCCTTCGACCGGCCAGACCCGCGGCCTCGCGCGCCGTGCGAAGGCGCTGGGGGGCTTCGTCATCGCCGCGATGGTGGCGGGCGCCATCATCCCGCTCGCCACGGGCGCGGACAGCGCCACCGCTGCCGATGAGGTCGTCCTCACCGCCTCGGACTCGGCCTGGACGACGACTCGCCAGCCGACGGTGCCGCAGTCCGGTCTGCTGAGCGCGACCGCGACCTCCGACCGCACGTACCTCAAGTTCGACGGCGACGCGCTCGCGGGACGCCAGGTCACCGCGGCGACGCTCGTGGTGAAGGTGAACAGCACCACGGCCACCGCTCCCGGAGTCGTCGCGTACCCGACCTCCGCCTCGTGGAAGTCCACCTCGCTGACGCACGACAACCAGCCGGGACCGACCGGATCAGCGGCGTCGCAGCCCAGCGCGACCGCGGTGAAGGGTCAGACGCTCCGCATCCCGCTCGACGTCCGCTCCGTCGCCACCACCGGTGACTTCGCCCTGGCACTGAACTACAGCCAGCGCTACATTCAGCTTCGTATGGAGCGCTTCAACAGCGACGCACCCCGCATCGAGGTGAGCACGGCGCCGGTGTCCACCACACCCACGCCCGCGCCGTCCCCGACGACTCCGGCCGAGACCCCCGCCGATGGCCCGCTCGTGTTCGCGCACTACTTCGTGCCGTACCCGCTGTCGATCGACAACAAGACGGAGTCGAGCGACTACTACACCCGCAACTACCTCAGCCCGGATGGTGAGAGCAGCAAGTTCGCCTCCGTCGGCGGCCTCCTGCGCGACCGGCCGATCTCGCCCGGAGTGTCGACCTCGACGACCTGGCGAGTGGACAACTTCGCCACGGAGGTCCGGCAGGCCAAGTCCGCAGGCATCGACGGCTTCACGCTCAACCTCATGAGTTCGAGCGGCCAGAACTGGGATGCCTCCGTCAACGTCATGAAGGCAGCCGCGCAGGTCGGCGGGTTCGCCGTCGTGCCCATGGTCGACGGCTCCTCGAGCTTCTCCTCGAACACTCCCGAGACGGCAGCCTCACTGCTCAGCCAGCTCTACCAGGTCGGCTCCGCCTACAAGGAGGACGGCGAGTACGTGCTGTCCAGCTTCAAGGCGGAAGGCGCATCGGTCTCGTGGTGGACGCAGGTCATCAACCTGCTGGAGACCAAGTACGGGCTCCCCATCTCGTTCCAGGCCGTGTTCAACAACGCGAGCGACGCCAACCTCAAGGCCTACGCGCCCATCGCCGACGGCTTCGGCAACTGGGGCACGCGTACGGAGCGCACGACGCTGAACAGCGCGGACAACGTGGCACGTGCCCACGCCCTCGGCAAGACGTGGATGGCGCCGGTCGCGGTCCAGGACGTCCGCTACCGGTCGCTGTCGTGGGCTGAGGCGAACAACACCGCCTCCGTGCGCGCGCAGTGGAGCAAGGCGATCTCCCAGAAGGCGGACTACGTCCAGCTCGTGACCTGGAACGACTACAGCGAGTCGACTCAGATCGCGCCGTCCCAGGACCACGGCTCGGCCTTCCTGGATCTGACGCGGTACTACACCTCGTGGTTCCACACGGGCTCGCAGCCGGCGATCACGTCGGATGCCATCGTGCTCACCCACCGCACGCAGTTCGTGGACGCGAAGCCGTCGTACTCGCAGTCGCTGATGGGCGCCCCTGCGCTCGACGGCACCTCGACTGCGGCTCGCGACTCGGTCGAGGCCCTCGTGTGGCTGCCCTCCGCAGCGACGGTGCAGATCACCGTCGGCGGCACGACCACGAGCTTCTCGGCGCCGGCGGGAGTCTCCGCCTACACGGTGCCGCTGAAACTGGGGACCGTGTCGGCGAAGATCGTCCGGTCGGGTGCGACGGCGGAGTCCCTCACCTCCCCGCACCAGGTCGTGTCGACGCCGTACGTGCAGGACCTGCAGTACTACGCGGCCAGCAGCTGGTAA